A single genomic interval of Rosistilla ulvae harbors:
- a CDS encoding DUF1844 domain-containing protein, whose translation MSEENEEKEPKLIIDDDWKTQVQKEKEALAEKQAAAESTPDDATPAATEESQAADDSQPAGDIEPPPASFEMLVAMLGSQALISLGKVPNPMTGESEPNKAIAKHYIDTLAMLQEKTKRNLTGQEHDNLTQTLHQLRMLFVSM comes from the coding sequence ATGAGCGAAGAAAACGAAGAAAAAGAACCCAAGCTGATCATCGACGACGATTGGAAAACGCAGGTTCAAAAGGAAAAGGAAGCTCTGGCGGAGAAGCAAGCAGCTGCCGAGAGCACTCCGGATGACGCAACGCCCGCGGCGACTGAAGAGTCTCAAGCGGCGGACGATTCGCAGCCCGCTGGCGATATCGAACCACCTCCCGCATCGTTTGAGATGCTGGTGGCGATGCTCGGCTCTCAAGCCTTGATCTCGCTGGGCAAGGTTCCCAACCCGATGACGGGTGAAAGCGAACCAAACAAAGCGATCGCCAAGCACTACATCGACACGCTGGCGATGCTGCAAGAAAAGACCAAGCGAAACCTGACCGGTCAGGAACACGACAACTTAACGCAGACGCTGCACCAGTTGCGGATGTTGTTCGTATCGATGTAA